In Helianthus annuus cultivar XRQ/B chromosome 9, HanXRQr2.0-SUNRISE, whole genome shotgun sequence, the following are encoded in one genomic region:
- the LOC110876376 gene encoding uncharacterized protein LOC110876376 — protein MANIAKIEFSALNITGENYMPWTAHVKRHLKSMGVLETITEWNDCSDQDKDPYVLWEDLKRRFDNQREVLLPTARDEWNNLRFQDFKKVNEYTSALFRICSTLRFCGQTVTEEDMLEKTFSTFHASNINLQQQYRLQKFQRYSDLNSFLLVVEKNNELLMKNHQARPTGSLAIP, from the exons ATGGCAAACATCGCAAAAATTGAATTCTCGGCTCTTAATATCACCGGAGAAAATTATATGCCGTGGACGGCACATGTTAAGCGACATCTCAAGTCAATGGGTGTTTTGGAAACGATAACGGAGTGGAACGATTGTAGCGATCAAGACAAG GATCCATACGTTTTGTGGGAAGATTTAAAAAGGAGATTTGATAATCAAAGGGAAGTTTTACTTCCCACTGCTAGAGATGAATGGAACAATCTCCGGTTCCAAGATTTTAAAAAGGTGAATGAATACACCTCTGCTTTGTTCAGGATATGCTCAACGCTCCGATTTTGTGGGCAAACTGTTACGGAGGAAGATATGTTGGAGAAAACTTTCTCCACATTTCATGCATCAAATATAAACTTGCAACAACAATATCGGTTGCAAAAGTTTCAAAGATATTCTGATCTAAATTCATTTCTCCTCGTAGTAGAGAAAAACAATGAGCTACTAATGAAAAATCACCAAGCTCGTCCCACTGGATCATTAGCCATTCCATAA